A region of Streptomyces deccanensis DNA encodes the following proteins:
- a CDS encoding VWA domain-containing protein, translating into MSAGARGASGTTPAATLPDRLTAFVRALRGHGIRIGPGETVDAAAVLEVLGLADRERIREGLAAALLRADRQRAVFDAAFELYFPLGVGELAGARGASAGDRDEFRERLAAALAANDTAALTRLAAEAVELFGRYGSPGSDGWSAHQTLDRLRPQTLLARILADARAGGAGGSGGGAGGGFRMGFGGGLDLGSGAGAGAGGGSGAGLGAGGFTERLDADEIRRRIEDFRDRVRTEARRRVAERRGAEMIAERGIAPSADQVDFLVASREQLVELRRTVQPLARKLATRLAARRRRAARGQIDIRRTLRRSLSTGGVPLRPAYRRHRPARPEIVLLCDVSGSVAGFANFTMLLVQAMRDQFSKVRVYAFVNRVDEVTGLVTTGQADPAELGRRIATEAAITGWHGSSDYGAALGEFAERHLDAVGPRTSVIVLGDARTNGFDPNAEALRRIVARARRVHWLNPETPSTWGIGDSAAPVYAEIVDMHTCRNARRLGELVTRLLPV; encoded by the coding sequence ATGAGCGCCGGGGCCCGCGGCGCGAGCGGTACGACCCCGGCAGCCACGCTGCCCGACCGGCTGACCGCGTTCGTACGGGCGCTGCGCGGCCACGGGATACGGATCGGGCCCGGCGAGACCGTGGACGCGGCGGCCGTGCTGGAGGTGCTGGGCCTCGCCGACCGGGAGCGGATCCGGGAGGGGCTGGCGGCGGCGCTGCTCCGTGCCGACCGGCAACGGGCCGTCTTCGACGCGGCCTTCGAGCTGTACTTCCCGCTCGGTGTGGGGGAGTTGGCGGGGGCGCGGGGCGCGTCGGCCGGGGACCGGGACGAGTTCCGCGAGCGGCTCGCCGCGGCGCTGGCCGCGAACGACACGGCCGCGCTCACCCGGCTCGCCGCCGAGGCCGTGGAACTGTTCGGCCGTTACGGCTCCCCCGGCTCGGACGGCTGGTCCGCCCACCAGACGCTGGACCGCCTCCGACCGCAGACGCTGCTGGCACGGATCCTGGCGGACGCGCGGGCGGGAGGGGCCGGCGGGTCCGGTGGCGGGGCCGGCGGTGGCTTCCGTATGGGGTTCGGTGGGGGTCTCGACCTCGGCTCGGGGGCGGGGGCCGGAGCGGGAGGGGGCTCCGGGGCCGGGCTCGGTGCGGGCGGGTTCACCGAGCGGTTGGACGCCGACGAGATCCGGCGCCGGATCGAGGACTTCCGCGACCGTGTGCGTACGGAGGCGCGGCGGCGGGTCGCCGAGCGCCGGGGCGCGGAGATGATAGCCGAGCGGGGGATCGCGCCGAGCGCCGACCAGGTCGACTTCCTCGTCGCCAGCCGTGAGCAACTCGTCGAACTGCGCCGTACCGTCCAGCCGTTGGCCCGTAAGCTCGCGACCCGGCTGGCCGCCAGGCGGCGCCGGGCCGCGCGCGGTCAGATCGACATCCGGCGCACGCTCCGGCGCTCACTGTCCACCGGGGGCGTGCCATTGCGCCCCGCCTATCGACGGCACCGGCCGGCGCGCCCCGAGATCGTGCTGCTCTGCGACGTGTCCGGGTCGGTCGCCGGGTTCGCGAACTTCACGATGCTCCTGGTGCAGGCGATGCGGGACCAGTTCAGCAAGGTGCGGGTCTACGCGTTCGTCAACCGCGTCGACGAGGTCACCGGCCTCGTCACCACCGGGCAGGCGGATCCGGCCGAACTCGGCCGCCGGATCGCCACCGAGGCCGCGATCACCGGGTGGCACGGCAGCAGCGACTACGGGGCCGCGCTCGGTGAGTTCGCCGAGCGCCATCTCGACGCCGTGGGGCCCCGTACGTCGGTGATCGTGCTCGGGGACGCCCGCACCAACGGGTTCGACCCCAACGCGGAGGCGCTGCGGCGCATCGTGGCCCGGGCCCGCCGCGTCCACTGGCTGAACCCCGAGACGCCGAGCACCTGGGGGATCGGTGACTCCGCCGCCCCGGTCTACGCCGAGATCGTCGACATGCACACCTGCCGGAACGCGCGGCGGCTCGGGGAACTGGTGACCCGGTTGCTGCCGGTCTGA
- a CDS encoding AAA family ATPase, which translates to MTDTNAVSDGNGESAAGGGQGRTDFAGTGFFSSVEDVSAQLAAAGYLASTAVATTVFLADRLGKPLLVEGPAGVGKTELAKAVAQVGAARLVRLQCYEGIDESRALYEWNHAKQLLRITAGRDEAWDETRSDIFSDEFLLTRPLLTAIRGDEPTVLLIDETDKADVEVEGLLLEVLSDFQVTVPELGTITATRRPFTVLTSNATRELSEALRRRCLFLHLDFPDAELERRIVTLRVPGLDDTLADSLVRVVGALREMELRKAPSVAETIDWARTLLALGADSLDESVVRDSLGVILKHQDDIEKAARKLTLV; encoded by the coding sequence ATGACCGACACGAACGCGGTGAGCGACGGGAACGGCGAGAGCGCCGCAGGTGGTGGGCAAGGGCGGACGGACTTCGCCGGGACCGGCTTCTTCTCCTCCGTGGAGGACGTCTCGGCACAGCTCGCCGCGGCGGGCTACCTGGCCTCCACCGCCGTCGCCACCACGGTCTTCCTGGCCGACCGGCTCGGCAAGCCGCTGCTGGTGGAGGGCCCGGCAGGCGTCGGCAAGACCGAACTGGCCAAGGCCGTCGCGCAGGTCGGCGCCGCCCGCCTGGTCCGGCTCCAGTGCTACGAGGGCATCGACGAGTCCCGCGCCCTGTACGAGTGGAACCACGCCAAGCAGTTGCTGCGCATCACCGCCGGGCGCGACGAGGCCTGGGACGAGACCCGCTCCGACATCTTCAGCGACGAGTTCCTGCTCACCCGCCCCCTGCTGACCGCGATCCGGGGCGACGAGCCGACCGTGCTCCTCATCGACGAGACCGACAAGGCCGACGTCGAGGTCGAGGGGCTGCTGCTGGAAGTGCTGAGCGACTTCCAGGTCACCGTCCCCGAGCTGGGCACGATCACCGCGACCCGGCGCCCCTTCACCGTGCTGACCTCGAACGCCACGCGTGAACTCTCCGAGGCCCTGCGCCGCCGCTGCCTCTTCCTCCATCTGGACTTCCCCGACGCCGAGTTGGAGCGGCGGATCGTCACCCTCAGGGTCCCCGGCCTGGACGACACCCTCGCCGACTCCCTGGTCCGGGTGGTCGGCGCGCTGCGGGAGATGGAGCTGCGCAAGGCCCCCTCCGTCGCCGAGACCATCGACTGGGCGCGCACCCTGCTGGCCCTCGGCGCCGACAGCCTCGACGAGAGCGTCGTCCGGGACAGTCTCGGCGTGATCCTCAAGCACCAGGACGACATCGAGAAGGCCGCCCGGAAGCTGACGCTGGTATGA
- a CDS encoding TetR/AcrR family transcriptional regulator has translation MKESLPPFPAPQDPDPLDGLLNLAPTATDQPRLRADAARNRTRLLEVAARLANECGAANLTMEAVATAAEVGKGTVFRRFGDRFGLMVALLDHQERELQAAFLSGPPPLGPDAPPVDRLRAFGPAVMRHEYAHRDLYLAARADATRRHANPATQLRLGHLCMLLRRAGTQGDIELLAQTLLGYLDINLVDHLVERRGMSLDRLERGWGELVARLVVAA, from the coding sequence ATGAAAGAGTCGCTGCCGCCCTTCCCGGCGCCTCAGGATCCGGACCCCCTCGACGGACTGCTGAACCTCGCCCCCACCGCCACCGACCAGCCCCGACTGCGCGCGGACGCGGCCCGCAACCGCACGCGGCTGCTGGAGGTGGCCGCCCGGCTCGCGAACGAGTGCGGAGCCGCCAATCTGACCATGGAGGCCGTGGCGACCGCCGCCGAGGTGGGCAAGGGCACCGTCTTCCGGCGGTTCGGCGACCGGTTCGGACTGATGGTCGCGCTCCTCGACCATCAGGAGCGGGAGCTGCAGGCGGCGTTCCTGTCCGGCCCGCCGCCGCTCGGTCCCGACGCGCCCCCCGTCGACCGGCTCCGGGCCTTCGGCCCCGCCGTCATGCGGCACGAGTACGCCCATCGCGACCTCTATCTAGCCGCCCGCGCGGACGCCACCCGCCGGCACGCCAACCCGGCCACCCAGCTCCGCCTCGGCCACCTGTGCATGCTGCTGCGCCGCGCCGGGACGCAGGGCGACATCGAACTGCTGGCGCAGACCCTGCTGGGCTATCTCGACATCAACCTGGTCGACCACCTGGTGGAACGGCGCGGGATGTCCCTCGACCGGCTGGAGCGCGGGTGGGGGGAGCTCGTCGCGCGGCTGGTCGTGGCGGCGTAG
- a CDS encoding NAD(P)H-dependent oxidoreductase — translation MSVRILALVGSLRAGSHNRQLAEAAVKHAPEGVEIELYEGLADVPFYNEDIDNEAALPATAARLREAAGRADGFLLFSPEYNGTIPAVLKNAIDWLSRPYGAGSFTGKPVAVVGTAFGQFGGVWAQDETRKAVGIAGATVLEEAKLSIPGSVVRFAETHPADDAEVVTGLTEVLNQLTTKAGTAAA, via the coding sequence ATGTCCGTACGCATCCTCGCGCTCGTCGGCAGCCTTCGTGCCGGTTCGCACAACCGCCAGCTCGCCGAGGCCGCCGTGAAGCACGCCCCCGAGGGCGTCGAGATCGAGCTGTACGAGGGTCTGGCCGACGTCCCGTTCTACAACGAGGACATCGACAACGAGGCCGCCCTCCCGGCCACCGCGGCGCGGCTGCGCGAGGCCGCCGGCCGGGCCGACGGCTTCCTGCTCTTCTCCCCCGAGTACAACGGCACCATCCCCGCCGTCCTGAAGAACGCCATCGACTGGCTGTCCCGCCCGTACGGCGCCGGCTCCTTCACCGGCAAGCCGGTCGCCGTGGTCGGCACCGCCTTCGGCCAGTTCGGCGGCGTGTGGGCGCAGGACGAGACCCGCAAGGCCGTCGGCATCGCCGGCGCCACGGTCCTGGAGGAGGCCAAGCTCTCCATCCCCGGCTCGGTCGTCCGCTTCGCCGAGACCCACCCGGCCGACGACGCCGAGGTCGTCACCGGCCTCACCGAGGTCCTGAACCAGCTCACCACCAAGGCGGGCACCGCCGCCGCCTGA
- a CDS encoding YbaK/EbsC family protein: protein MRAPIGDFDHATPAPDCLDDLVRPVADAVRAWPGTVPADQILYVETDPAWADTAVFVQHYGQDLLEQSANCVVVAGKRGGESSLAACVVLSTTRVDVNGVVRRQLGARKASFASMDTATGETGMEYGGITPVGLPAAWPVLVDSAVVDLPYVLVGSGRRRGKLLVPGKAFAELPNAVVLEGLGVTA from the coding sequence ATGCGCGCGCCCATCGGAGACTTCGACCACGCCACCCCCGCCCCCGACTGCCTGGACGACCTCGTCCGCCCGGTCGCCGACGCCGTACGCGCCTGGCCCGGCACGGTGCCCGCCGACCAGATCCTGTACGTCGAGACGGACCCCGCGTGGGCCGACACGGCCGTGTTCGTCCAGCACTACGGGCAGGACCTGCTCGAACAGTCCGCGAACTGCGTGGTCGTCGCGGGCAAGCGGGGCGGCGAGTCGAGCCTGGCCGCCTGTGTCGTGCTCTCCACCACCCGCGTCGACGTCAACGGTGTGGTCCGCCGCCAACTGGGCGCCCGCAAGGCCTCGTTCGCGTCGATGGACACCGCCACCGGGGAGACCGGGATGGAGTACGGCGGCATCACCCCCGTCGGGCTGCCCGCCGCGTGGCCGGTCCTGGTCGACTCGGCCGTGGTCGACCTGCCGTACGTCCTGGTCGGCAGCGGACGGCGGCGCGGCAAGCTGCTGGTGCCGGGGAAGGCGTTCGCGGAGCTGCCGAACGCGGTGGTGCTGGAGGGGCTGGGCGTCACCGCCTGA
- a CDS encoding helix-turn-helix domain-containing protein, giving the protein MSDLDLLTQSLARNVRRWRTERGFTLDTLAARAGVSRGMLIQIEQARTNPSLGTVVKIGDALGVSITTLLDYEQGPRVRVVPAEQVVRLWHTETGSYSRLLAGTEAPGPLEMWDWRLMPGEGSRSDPHPVGTVEIAHVTAGELTLTVDGAEYRVPAGASVTFEAGAAHEYANRGDVPTEMVLTVSVPAVH; this is encoded by the coding sequence GTGTCGGATCTCGATCTGCTGACCCAGTCCCTGGCGCGGAACGTCAGGCGTTGGCGCACCGAGCGGGGGTTCACCCTGGACACCCTGGCGGCGCGCGCCGGAGTCAGCCGCGGGATGCTCATCCAGATCGAACAGGCCCGCACCAATCCCAGTCTCGGCACCGTCGTCAAGATCGGCGACGCCCTCGGTGTCAGCATCACCACCCTGCTCGACTACGAACAGGGGCCCAGGGTCCGGGTCGTGCCGGCCGAGCAGGTGGTCCGGCTGTGGCACACCGAGACGGGTAGTTACAGCAGGCTGCTGGCCGGCACGGAGGCGCCCGGCCCGCTGGAGATGTGGGACTGGCGGCTGATGCCGGGCGAGGGCAGCCGGTCGGACCCGCACCCCGTGGGCACCGTCGAGATCGCCCATGTCACGGCGGGCGAGCTGACCCTCACCGTCGACGGCGCCGAGTACCGGGTCCCGGCCGGCGCGAGCGTCACCTTCGAGGCGGGCGCGGCCCACGAGTACGCCAACCGCGGCGACGTGCCGACCGAGATGGTGCTCACGGTCTCGGTGCCGGCGGTGCACTGA
- a CDS encoding acyltransferase — translation MPKKNTFSSWSGRLAQRAVHAGWAWLQRTGSVTAERPGRFRFGAMGTGTRLAFPLGTVFGEPWIHLGSHCIIGEQVTLTAGLMPDLDLGAEPILRIGDGVVLGRGSHVIADTTVTIGSDCYFGPYVYVTSTNHSYDDPHQPIGKQWPRMDPVSIGPGCWIGTGAVILPGARIGRNVVVAAGAVVRGVVPDHSVVAGAPARVVRRWDPAEGWQPPIRTPAPVPIPDGVTPEQLLALAEWDAEGAGESAQQP, via the coding sequence GTGCCGAAGAAGAACACGTTCTCGTCCTGGTCGGGCCGCCTCGCGCAGCGCGCCGTCCACGCGGGCTGGGCGTGGCTGCAGCGCACGGGGTCGGTGACGGCCGAGCGGCCCGGCCGCTTCCGCTTCGGCGCGATGGGAACGGGTACCAGGCTGGCCTTTCCGCTCGGCACCGTCTTCGGCGAGCCGTGGATCCACCTGGGCTCCCACTGCATCATCGGCGAGCAGGTCACCCTCACCGCCGGACTGATGCCCGACCTGGACCTCGGCGCGGAACCGATCCTGCGCATCGGGGACGGGGTCGTGCTCGGGCGGGGCAGCCATGTCATCGCCGACACCACCGTCACGATCGGCAGCGACTGCTACTTCGGGCCGTACGTGTACGTGACCTCCACCAACCACTCGTACGACGACCCCCACCAGCCGATCGGCAAGCAGTGGCCCCGTATGGATCCGGTGTCGATCGGGCCCGGCTGCTGGATCGGTACGGGCGCGGTGATCTTGCCGGGGGCGCGAATCGGGCGCAACGTCGTGGTCGCGGCGGGGGCTGTGGTGCGCGGGGTGGTACCGGACCACTCGGTGGTGGCCGGGGCGCCCGCGCGGGTCGTGCGCCGGTGGGACCCGGCGGAGGGATGGCAGCCGCCGATCCGCACGCCCGCGCCGGTACCGATCCCCGACGGGGTCACCCCGGAACAGCTGCTGGCGCTCGCCGAGTGGGACGCGGAGGGGGCGGGGGAGTCCGCCCAGCAGCCCTGA
- a CDS encoding gamma carbonic anhydrase family protein, which yields MNRQRALITTFGGKKPEVEEAAFVSPTSTVIGDVTLRPGASVWYGAVLRAEFEPIVIGADANVQDNCTLHVDPGFPVSIGERVSIGHNAVVHGATVEDDCLIGMGATVLNGAVIGAGSLVAAQALVPQGMRVPPGSLVAGVPAKVKRPLTDEERELVTLNGTHYSELAKAHREAQEEYGA from the coding sequence ATGAACCGGCAGCGGGCCCTGATCACGACGTTCGGCGGCAAGAAGCCGGAGGTGGAGGAGGCCGCGTTCGTGTCCCCCACGTCGACGGTGATCGGCGACGTGACCCTGCGGCCGGGGGCGAGCGTCTGGTACGGGGCGGTGCTGCGGGCCGAGTTCGAGCCGATCGTCATCGGCGCGGACGCCAACGTGCAGGACAACTGCACGCTGCACGTCGATCCCGGTTTTCCCGTCTCGATCGGCGAGCGGGTGTCGATCGGGCACAACGCGGTGGTGCACGGGGCGACCGTCGAGGACGACTGTCTGATCGGGATGGGCGCGACCGTGCTGAACGGCGCGGTGATCGGCGCGGGGTCCCTGGTCGCCGCGCAGGCCCTGGTGCCGCAGGGGATGCGGGTGCCGCCCGGGTCGCTGGTGGCGGGGGTCCCGGCGAAGGTGAAGCGACCGCTCACCGACGAGGAGCGGGAGCTGGTGACGCTGAACGGCACCCATTACTCGGAGCTGGCCAAGGCGCACCGGGAGGCGCAGGAGGAGTACGGGGCGTAG
- a CDS encoding DedA family protein translates to MHVQEWLETVPPLAIYLLVGLVIGLESLGIPLPGEIILVSSALLASQHGEIDPFVLGACATAGAIIGDSIGYAIGRKGGRPLLAKLNRRFPKHFSESNIAVAERSFDRWGMWAVFFGRFIALLRIFAGPLAGVLQMPYWRFAVANVLGGILWAGGTTAVIYYVGVVAEAWLKRFSWLGLVLAVLIGVTSMLVIKRKAKKAAEKAEGEAQGELVTAGD, encoded by the coding sequence TTGCACGTCCAGGAGTGGCTCGAAACAGTGCCCCCGCTCGCCATCTACCTGTTGGTGGGGCTGGTGATCGGCCTGGAGAGCCTGGGCATCCCGCTGCCGGGCGAGATCATCCTGGTCTCCTCCGCGCTGCTCGCGTCCCAGCACGGAGAGATCGACCCGTTCGTCCTCGGGGCCTGCGCCACCGCCGGCGCGATCATCGGCGACTCGATCGGCTACGCCATCGGCCGCAAGGGCGGGCGCCCGCTGTTGGCCAAGCTCAACCGGCGGTTCCCCAAACACTTCAGCGAGAGCAACATCGCCGTCGCCGAGCGCTCCTTCGACCGGTGGGGCATGTGGGCCGTCTTCTTCGGCCGCTTCATCGCCCTGCTCCGCATCTTCGCCGGGCCCCTCGCCGGCGTCCTGCAGATGCCCTACTGGCGCTTCGCCGTCGCCAACGTCCTCGGCGGCATCCTCTGGGCCGGCGGCACCACCGCCGTCATCTACTACGTCGGTGTCGTCGCCGAGGCCTGGCTCAAGCGCTTCTCCTGGCTGGGCCTGGTCCTGGCGGTCCTGATCGGCGTCACCTCGATGCTGGTGATCAAGCGCAAGGCGAAGAAGGCGGCCGAGAAGGCGGAGGGCGAAGCCCAGGGGGAGCTGGTGACCGCCGGGGACTAG
- a CDS encoding carboxylesterase/lipase family protein, translated as MSETVLRRCGALRTRRWGAAATALVAALAAALLTPAPARAATPQSALVRTDAGWVRGETTTEGGRQFLGIPYAQPPVGDLRWTEPRPVRPWQGVREADEFGDRCVQTASWDPGYEQPSHTEDCLDLNVYAPQGSTHRPVMVWLHGGGLTAGAGEDVVPDAFARRTGTVVVTVNYRLGAMGFLATSDLDDEARDGVSGNFGMLDQQAALRWVRANIARFGGDPRKVTVAGESAGGRSVCTQLASPTARGLFRAGIVQSGAYGDCAARTHEEAVDQGRTFLARLDCADVACLRDRPAEEILAAQAGLNWGPVVGGAFLPVQPARAFAEGAAAGVPVLNGANQDEGRLFAFGRFDGAGAPLTAERYPAVMRTDFGDRALERYPLSAHPSPTLAYATAQGDQRFACPALRLNRTLAGRGPVYAYEFADRTSPPFASLRDLDTDFDFGATHVNEVQYLFRHFGLESPLNAEQRRLSRQMTDYWGSFIRDGVPRVAGQPVIPAGGGKILTLRTAAQGGNALSTAVHGEHRCDLWDNP; from the coding sequence ATGTCAGAAACCGTGTTACGGCGTTGCGGCGCCCTTCGCACGAGACGGTGGGGCGCGGCCGCGACCGCCCTCGTGGCCGCCCTCGCCGCCGCCCTGCTCACCCCCGCACCGGCGCGGGCGGCGACCCCGCAGTCGGCCCTCGTCCGGACCGACGCGGGCTGGGTCCGGGGCGAGACCACCACCGAGGGCGGCCGGCAGTTCCTCGGCATCCCCTACGCCCAGCCGCCCGTCGGCGACCTCCGCTGGACCGAGCCACGCCCCGTGCGGCCCTGGCAAGGGGTGCGCGAGGCGGACGAGTTCGGCGACCGATGTGTGCAGACGGCCAGTTGGGACCCCGGCTACGAGCAGCCGAGCCACACCGAGGACTGTCTGGACCTCAACGTGTACGCCCCGCAGGGCAGCACCCACCGACCGGTCATGGTGTGGCTGCACGGCGGCGGGCTCACCGCGGGCGCGGGCGAGGACGTCGTCCCGGACGCCTTCGCCCGCCGCACCGGCACCGTCGTCGTGACCGTCAACTACCGCCTCGGCGCGATGGGTTTCCTCGCCACGTCCGACCTCGACGACGAGGCCCGCGACGGGGTCTCCGGCAACTTCGGGATGCTCGACCAGCAGGCCGCCCTCCGCTGGGTCCGGGCCAACATCGCCCGCTTCGGCGGCGATCCGCGGAAGGTCACCGTCGCGGGTGAGTCCGCCGGTGGCCGCTCGGTCTGCACCCAGCTGGCCTCGCCGACCGCGCGCGGCCTGTTCCGCGCCGGGATCGTGCAGAGCGGCGCGTACGGCGACTGTGCCGCCCGTACCCACGAGGAGGCGGTCGACCAGGGTCGGACCTTCCTCGCCCGGCTGGACTGCGCGGACGTGGCCTGCCTGCGCGACAGACCGGCCGAGGAGATCCTCGCCGCCCAGGCGGGCCTGAACTGGGGCCCCGTCGTCGGCGGCGCCTTCCTGCCCGTGCAACCGGCCCGGGCCTTCGCCGAGGGTGCGGCGGCCGGCGTTCCGGTCCTCAACGGCGCCAACCAGGACGAGGGCCGGCTCTTCGCGTTCGGCCGCTTCGACGGGGCCGGCGCCCCACTCACCGCCGAGCGGTATCCGGCCGTCATGCGCACCGACTTCGGCGACCGTGCCCTGGAACGCTACCCTCTGTCCGCCCACCCCTCGCCGACCCTCGCGTACGCCACCGCCCAGGGCGACCAGCGCTTCGCCTGCCCCGCGCTGCGGCTGAACCGGACCCTCGCCGGACGTGGCCCGGTGTACGCGTACGAGTTCGCCGACCGCACCTCCCCGCCCTTCGCCTCGCTGCGCGACCTGGACACGGACTTCGACTTCGGCGCGACGCACGTCAACGAGGTGCAGTACCTCTTCCGTCACTTCGGCCTGGAGTCGCCCCTGAACGCCGAGCAGCGCCGGCTCTCCCGGCAGATGACCGACTACTGGGGCTCCTTCATCCGCGACGGCGTGCCGCGCGTCGCGGGACAGCCCGTGATCCCGGCGGGAGGCGGGAAGATCCTCACCCTGCGAACCGCCGCACAGGGTGGCAACGCACTGAGCACGGCCGTGCACGGTGAGCACCGGTGCGACCTGTGGGACAACCCGTAG
- a CDS encoding DUF4442 domain-containing protein has translation MSIGEMLAATVPMARTLKLEFLETTPEKAVVVLPDDGEFHNHVGGPHAGAMFTVGETASGAVVLAAFGDQLSRAVPLAVRAEIAYRKLAMGAVTATATLGRPAAEVVAELDAGQRPEFPVTITIHRADGAVTGEMTVVWTLRPNA, from the coding sequence ATGTCGATCGGCGAGATGCTCGCCGCCACGGTGCCGATGGCCAGGACCCTGAAGCTGGAGTTCCTGGAGACCACTCCGGAGAAGGCCGTCGTGGTGCTGCCGGACGACGGCGAGTTCCACAACCACGTCGGCGGGCCGCACGCCGGTGCGATGTTCACTGTGGGGGAGACGGCGAGCGGGGCGGTGGTGCTCGCCGCGTTCGGGGACCAGCTCTCGCGTGCCGTGCCGCTCGCGGTCCGCGCGGAGATCGCGTACCGGAAGCTCGCGATGGGGGCCGTCACGGCGACCGCGACGCTGGGCCGCCCGGCGGCCGAGGTCGTCGCCGAACTCGACGCCGGACAGCGCCCGGAATTCCCCGTCACCATCACCATCCACCGCGCCGACGGCGCCGTGACGGGCGAGATGACGGTGGTCTGGACCCTCCGCCCCAACGCCTGA
- a CDS encoding MFS transporter: protein MTTPAAPRRRPAWAGRNYTLLTTAAVVTNLGSNGALIAAAFAVLDAGGDGGDVGLVAAARTLPLVLFLLVGGAIADRLPRHRVMVAANGLNCLSQAAFAVLVLTGEARLWQMMLLSALGGVGQAFFGPAAEGMLLSSVTAEQAGRAFALFRFASQGATMSGAALGGALIAVIGPGWVLAVDAAAFALAGALRAFLDVSHIPERGAGGGLLADLRDGWREFTGRTWLWAIVVQFSLVNAVIVAADAVYGPQVARDSLGGPGPWGLALAFFGAGNAAGALLMARWKPRRLLLVGVLCVFPFALPSAALAVPVPIAALCLAMFVSGLSIEVFGVSWMTALHQEIPEDKLSRVSAYDWFGSVAMVPLAAALAGPAESAFGRTAALWGCAGLCVAATAAVLCVRDVRNLTRRGTPPAKVEPGPETGPETGDESGSADAEGPVGRLG, encoded by the coding sequence GTGACCACTCCCGCCGCCCCCCGTCGCCGCCCCGCCTGGGCCGGCCGCAACTACACCCTGCTGACGACGGCCGCGGTCGTCACCAACCTGGGCAGCAACGGCGCCCTGATCGCGGCCGCGTTCGCGGTCCTGGACGCCGGCGGGGACGGCGGTGACGTCGGCCTGGTCGCGGCGGCGCGCACCCTGCCGCTCGTGCTGTTCCTGCTGGTCGGCGGCGCGATCGCCGACCGGCTCCCCCGGCACCGGGTCATGGTCGCGGCGAACGGCCTCAACTGCCTCTCCCAGGCCGCCTTCGCCGTCCTCGTCCTCACCGGCGAGGCGCGGCTGTGGCAGATGATGCTGCTCTCCGCGCTCGGCGGCGTCGGCCAGGCCTTCTTCGGTCCGGCCGCCGAGGGCATGCTCCTGTCGTCCGTCACCGCGGAACAGGCGGGCCGGGCCTTCGCGCTGTTCCGCTTCGCGTCGCAGGGCGCGACCATGAGCGGCGCGGCACTCGGCGGCGCCCTGATCGCGGTGATCGGCCCGGGCTGGGTGCTCGCGGTGGACGCGGCGGCGTTCGCCCTGGCCGGCGCCCTGCGCGCCTTCCTCGACGTGAGCCACATACCCGAGCGCGGGGCGGGCGGCGGGCTGCTCGCGGATCTCCGGGACGGCTGGCGGGAGTTCACCGGCCGGACCTGGCTGTGGGCGATCGTGGTCCAGTTCTCCCTGGTGAACGCGGTCATCGTCGCCGCCGACGCGGTCTACGGCCCGCAGGTCGCCCGGGACAGCCTGGGCGGGCCGGGGCCCTGGGGCCTGGCCCTCGCCTTCTTCGGGGCCGGCAACGCCGCCGGAGCGCTGCTCATGGCCCGCTGGAAACCACGCCGTCTCCTCCTCGTGGGCGTCCTCTGCGTCTTCCCCTTCGCCCTGCCGTCCGCCGCGCTGGCCGTGCCGGTGCCGATCGCGGCGCTGTGTCTGGCCATGTTCGTCAGCGGTCTGTCGATCGAGGTCTTCGGGGTCTCCTGGATGACCGCGCTGCACCAGGAGATCCCCGAGGACAAGCTGTCCCGGGTCTCCGCGTACGACTGGTTCGGTTCGGTGGCCATGGTGCCGCTCGCCGCCGCGCTGGCGGGCCCGGCGGAGAGCGCCTTCGGACGTACGGCGGCCCTGTGGGGCTGTGCCGGGCTGTGCGTGGCCGCGACGGCGGCAGTGCTGTGCGTGCGGGACGTACGCAACCTGACCCGGCGCGGTACGCCGCCGGCCAAGGTCGAGCCCGGCCCCGAGACGGGCCCCGAGACCGGCGACGAGTCCGGTTCAGCCGATGCCGAAGGCCCCGTCGGGCGGCTCGGGTGA